A region of Leclercia adecarboxylata DNA encodes the following proteins:
- the mtr gene encoding tryptophan permease, which yields MATLTTTQTSPSLLGGVVIIGGTIIGAGMFSLPVVMSGAWFFWSLAALVFTWFCMLHSGLMILEANLNYRIGSSFDTITRDLLGKRWNVVNGISIAFVLYILTYAYISASGSILHHTFSEMSLDVPARVAGLCFALGVAFIVWMSTKAVSRMTAIVLGAKVITFFLTFGSLLGHVTPATLFNVAQSNSSYSPYLLMTLPFCLASFGYHGNVPSLMKYYGKDPRTITRCLVYGTLLALGLYVIWLLGTMGNIPRPEFIGIAQKGGNIDVLVQALSGVLNSRSLDLLLVIFSNFAVASSFLGVTLGLFDYLADLCGFDDSALGRLKTALLTFLPPVIGGLLWPNGFLYAIGYAGLAATVWAAIVPALLARKSRKRFGSPKFRVWGGKPMIALILVFGIGNAVVHVLSSFNLLPVYQ from the coding sequence ATGGCGACACTAACCACCACCCAAACGTCACCCTCACTGCTCGGCGGTGTGGTGATTATCGGCGGCACCATCATAGGCGCGGGGATGTTCTCCCTGCCGGTGGTCATGTCCGGGGCGTGGTTCTTCTGGTCGCTGGCAGCGCTGGTCTTCACCTGGTTCTGCATGCTGCACTCCGGCCTGATGATCCTTGAGGCTAACCTCAACTACCGCATTGGTTCGAGCTTCGACACCATCACCCGCGACCTGCTGGGCAAACGCTGGAATGTAGTCAACGGCATCTCCATTGCCTTCGTGCTTTATATCCTGACCTACGCCTATATCTCGGCGAGCGGTTCGATTCTGCATCACACCTTCTCAGAGATGTCGCTGGATGTGCCGGCGCGCGTGGCGGGGTTATGCTTTGCCCTTGGCGTGGCGTTTATCGTCTGGATGAGCACCAAAGCGGTGAGCCGGATGACGGCCATTGTGCTGGGCGCGAAGGTCATCACCTTTTTCCTGACCTTTGGCAGCCTGCTGGGACACGTTACGCCAGCGACCCTGTTTAACGTGGCACAGAGCAACTCCTCATACTCCCCGTATCTGCTGATGACCCTGCCGTTCTGTCTGGCCTCGTTTGGCTACCACGGAAACGTCCCAAGCCTGATGAAGTATTACGGCAAAGATCCGCGCACCATCACCCGCTGCCTGGTCTATGGCACGCTGCTGGCGCTGGGGCTGTATGTGATTTGGCTGCTGGGGACAATGGGCAACATCCCACGTCCGGAATTCATCGGCATCGCGCAGAAGGGCGGTAACATTGATGTGCTGGTGCAGGCGCTGAGCGGGGTGCTGAACAGCCGTAGCCTGGATCTGCTGCTGGTGATCTTCTCCAACTTCGCCGTGGCGAGCTCATTCCTCGGCGTGACCCTGGGCCTGTTTGACTATCTGGCCGACCTGTGTGGTTTTGATGATTCAGCCCTGGGGCGTCTGAAAACCGCGCTGCTGACCTTCCTGCCGCCGGTGATCGGTGGCCTGCTGTGGCCAAACGGTTTCCTGTATGCCATTGGCTATGCCGGGCTGGCGGCGACCGTCTGGGCGGCGATTGTCCCGGCGCTGCTGGCACGCAAATCACGTAAGCGCTTCGGTAGCCCAAAATTCCGCGTCTGGGGCGGTAAGCCGATGATTGCGCTGATTCTGGTGTTCGGCATTGGCAACGCAGTGGTCCACGTGCTGTCGAGCTTTAATCTGTTGCCTGTTTACCAGTAA
- a CDS encoding DEAD/DEAH family ATP-dependent RNA helicase produces MAEFETTFADLGLKAPILEALNDLGYEKPSPIQAECIPHLLSGRDVLGMAQTGSGKTAAFSLPLLNNIDPDLRAPQILVLAPTRELAVQVAEAMTEFSKHMRGVNVVALYGGQRYDVQLRALRQGPQIVVGTPGRLLDHLKRGTLDLSKLSGLVLDEADEMLRMGFIEDVETIMAQIPEGHQTALFSATMPEAIRRITRRFMKEPQEVRIQSSVTTRPDISQSYWSVYGMRKNEALVRFLEAEDFDAAIIFVRTKNATLEVAEALERSGYNSAALNGDMNQALREQTLERLKDGRLDILIATDVAARGLDVERISLVVNYDIPMDSESYVHRIGRTGRAGRAGRALLFVENRERRLLRNIERTMKLTIPEADLPNADLLGKRRLEKFAAKVQQQLESSDLDQYRALLAQIQPTAEGEELDVETLAAALLKMAQGERSLIVPPDAPMRPKREFRDRDDRFERRGDRNDRGPRGDRPERGGEDRPRRERRDAGEMELYRIEVGRDDGVEVRHIVGAIANEGDISSRYIGNIKLFGTHSTIELPKGMPGEVLQHFTRTRILNKPMNMQLLGDAQPRPDRGPRRDGDRPAGRGFGGERREGGRGPRREGAAPGAGRFSGERRESRGPRREDGPSRRRDA; encoded by the coding sequence ATGGCTGAATTCGAAACCACTTTTGCAGATCTGGGCCTGAAGGCTCCTATCCTTGAAGCCCTTAACGATCTGGGTTACGAAAAACCATCTCCGATCCAGGCAGAATGTATCCCACATCTGCTCTCTGGTCGTGACGTGCTGGGCATGGCCCAGACTGGTAGCGGTAAAACTGCAGCATTCTCGCTGCCGCTGCTTAACAACATCGATCCGGACCTGCGCGCACCGCAGATCCTTGTACTGGCTCCGACCCGTGAACTGGCTGTTCAGGTTGCGGAAGCTATGACTGAATTCTCTAAACATATGCGTGGCGTAAACGTGGTTGCCCTGTACGGCGGCCAGCGTTACGACGTGCAGTTACGCGCCCTGCGTCAGGGCCCACAGATCGTCGTCGGTACGCCGGGTCGTCTGCTGGATCACCTGAAGCGCGGTACGCTGGATCTCTCTAAACTGAGCGGTCTGGTTCTGGATGAAGCTGACGAAATGCTCCGCATGGGCTTCATCGAAGACGTAGAAACGATTATGGCGCAGATCCCGGAAGGTCATCAGACCGCTCTGTTCTCTGCAACCATGCCGGAAGCGATCCGTCGCATTACCCGCCGCTTCATGAAAGAGCCGCAGGAAGTGCGCATCCAGTCCAGCGTAACTACTCGCCCGGACATCAGCCAGAGCTACTGGTCTGTATACGGTATGCGTAAAAACGAAGCGCTGGTGCGTTTCCTGGAAGCAGAAGATTTTGATGCGGCGATTATCTTCGTTCGTACCAAAAATGCGACCCTGGAAGTGGCTGAAGCCCTGGAACGTAGTGGCTACAACAGCGCCGCGCTGAACGGCGACATGAATCAGGCCCTGCGTGAGCAGACTCTGGAGCGTCTGAAAGACGGTCGTCTGGATATCCTGATTGCAACCGACGTGGCAGCACGTGGTCTGGACGTAGAACGTATCAGCCTGGTTGTTAACTACGACATCCCAATGGACTCCGAGTCTTACGTTCACCGTATCGGCCGTACCGGTCGTGCAGGTCGTGCGGGCCGTGCGCTGCTGTTCGTTGAGAACCGCGAGCGTCGTCTGCTGCGTAACATTGAACGCACCATGAAGCTGACCATTCCAGAAGCTGACCTGCCAAACGCAGATCTGCTGGGCAAACGCCGTCTGGAAAAATTCGCCGCTAAAGTACAGCAGCAGCTGGAAAGCAGCGATCTGGATCAGTACCGTGCGCTGCTGGCGCAGATTCAGCCGACCGCCGAAGGCGAAGAGCTGGATGTCGAAACGCTGGCCGCTGCACTGCTGAAGATGGCGCAGGGCGAACGTTCTCTGATCGTACCGCCAGATGCACCGATGCGTCCTAAGCGTGAATTCCGTGACCGTGACGATCGTTTCGAACGTCGTGGCGACCGTAACGATCGTGGCCCACGTGGCGACCGTCCAGAGCGTGGTGGTGAAGACCGTCCACGTCGCGAACGTCGTGATGCTGGCGAAATGGAACTGTACCGCATTGAAGTGGGCCGTGATGATGGTGTTGAAGTTCGTCATATCGTTGGCGCTATCGCTAACGAAGGCGACATCAGCAGCCGTTACATCGGTAACATCAAGCTGTTCGGTACTCACTCTACCATCGAGCTGCCAAAAGGCATGCCGGGCGAGGTTCTGCAGCACTTTACCCGTACCCGCATCCTGAACAAGCCGATGAACATGCAGCTGCTGGGTGATGCTCAGCCGCGTCCGGACCGTGGTCCGCGTCGTGATGGCGATCGTCCTGCTGGCCGTGGTTTCGGCGGTGAGCGTCGTGAAGGCGGTCGTGGTCCTCGTCGTGAAGGCGCTGCACCGGGTGCAGGTCGTTTCAGCGGTGAGCGTCGCGAAAGCCGTGGCCCACGTCGCGAAGATGGCCCAAGCCGTCGCCGTGACGCGTAA
- the yrbN gene encoding protein YrbN, which produces MKITENFHDELCRLAAIDIEALVLHG; this is translated from the coding sequence ATGAAAATTACCGAAAATTTTCACGACGAGTTATGTAGACTGGCCGCCATTGACATTGAGGCACTCGTACTACATGGCTGA
- the nlpI gene encoding lipoprotein NlpI — protein sequence MKPFLRWCFVATALTLAGCSNSAWRKSEVLAVPLQPTLQQEVILARMEQILASRALTDDERAQLLYERGVLYDSLGLRALARNDFSQALAIRPDMPEVFNYLGIYLTQAGNFDAAYEAFDSVLELDPTYNYAHLNRGIALYYGGRDKLAQDDLLAFYQDDPNDPFRSLWLFIVEQKLDEKQAKDALKQRFEKSDKEQWGWNIVEFYLGNISEATLMERLKADATDNTSLAEHLSETNFYLGKYYLSLGDMDSATALFKLAVANNVHNYVEHRYALLELSLLGQEHDDLAESDQQ from the coding sequence ATGAAGCCTTTTCTGCGCTGGTGTTTCGTTGCGACAGCTTTGACGCTGGCAGGATGCAGCAACTCTGCCTGGCGTAAAAGTGAAGTCCTCGCAGTGCCACTGCAACCGACTTTGCAGCAGGAAGTGATTCTGGCACGCATGGAACAAATTCTTGCCAGTCGGGCTTTAACCGATGACGAACGCGCACAGCTTTTATATGAGCGCGGAGTGTTGTATGATAGTCTCGGTCTGAGGGCACTGGCGCGAAATGATTTTTCACAAGCGTTGGCGATCCGACCGGATATGCCTGAAGTATTCAATTACTTAGGCATTTATTTAACGCAGGCAGGCAATTTTGATGCTGCCTATGAAGCGTTTGATTCTGTACTTGAGCTTGATCCAACTTACAACTACGCGCACTTGAATCGCGGGATCGCCCTGTATTACGGCGGTCGTGACAAGTTAGCGCAAGATGATCTGCTGGCGTTTTATCAAGACGATCCTAACGATCCTTTCCGTAGCCTGTGGCTTTTCATTGTTGAGCAGAAGCTCGACGAAAAGCAGGCTAAAGACGCGTTAAAGCAACGCTTCGAAAAATCGGACAAGGAACAGTGGGGATGGAATATTGTCGAGTTCTACCTGGGCAACATCAGCGAAGCAACGCTGATGGAAAGGCTCAAGGCAGACGCAACGGATAACACCTCGCTCGCTGAGCATCTCAGTGAAACCAACTTCTATTTAGGTAAGTACTACCTAAGTCTGGGGGATATGGACAGCGCCACGGCACTGTTCAAATTAGCGGTCGCTAATAACGTACACAACTACGTTGAGCACCGTTATGCATTGTTGGAATTATCGCTCTTGGGCCAGGAGCATGACGACCTGGCAGAATCGGACCAGCAATAG
- the pnp gene encoding polyribonucleotide nucleotidyltransferase, protein MLNPIVRKFQYGQHTVTLETGMMARQATAAVMVSMDDTAVFVTVVGQKKAKPGQDFFPLTVNYQERTYAAGKIPGGFFRREGRPSEGETLIARLIDRPVRPLFPEGFVNEVQVIATVVSVNPQVNPDIVAMIGASAALSLSGIPFNGPIGAARVGYINDQYVLNPTQDELKESKLDLVVAGTEAAVLMVESEAELLSEDQMLGAVVFGHDQQQIVIQNINDLVKEAGKPRWDWQPEAVNDALNARVAALAEARLSDAYRITDKQERYAQVDVIKSETIATLVAEDESLDANELSEILHAIEKNVVRSRVLAGEPRIDGREKDMIRGLDVRTGVLPRTHGSALFTRGETQALVTATLGTARDAQNIDELMGERTDSFLFHYNFPPYSVGETGMVGSPKRREIGHGRLAKRGVLAVMPDADKFPYTVRVVSEITESNGSSSMASVCGASLALMDAGVPVKAAVAGIAMGLVKEGDNYVVLSDILGDEDHLGDMDFKVAGSREGISALQMDIKIEGITKEIMHAALNQAKGARLHILSVMEQAINAPRGDISQFAPRIHTIKISPDKIKDVIGKGGSVIRALTEETGTTIEIEDDGTVKIAATDGEKAKFAIRRIEEITAEIEVGRIYSGKVTRIVDFGAFVAIGGGKEGLVHISQIADKRVEKVTDYLQMGQEVPVKVLEVDRQGRIRLSIKEATEQSSAAAPEAPAAEQGE, encoded by the coding sequence ATGGATGACACCGCGGTATTCGTAACCGTAGTTGGCCAGAAAAAAGCAAAACCAGGTCAGGACTTCTTCCCACTGACCGTAAACTACCAGGAGCGTACCTACGCTGCCGGTAAAATCCCGGGTGGTTTCTTCCGTCGTGAAGGCCGTCCAAGCGAAGGCGAAACCCTGATTGCGCGTCTGATTGACCGCCCGGTTCGTCCGCTGTTCCCGGAAGGCTTCGTGAACGAAGTCCAGGTTATCGCCACCGTTGTTTCCGTTAACCCACAGGTTAACCCGGACATCGTTGCGATGATCGGCGCATCTGCAGCCCTGTCCCTGTCTGGTATTCCATTCAACGGTCCTATCGGTGCTGCGCGCGTTGGTTACATCAATGACCAGTACGTTCTGAACCCAACTCAGGACGAGCTGAAAGAGAGCAAGCTGGACCTGGTAGTTGCCGGTACAGAAGCTGCGGTACTGATGGTTGAATCCGAAGCAGAACTGCTGAGCGAAGACCAGATGCTGGGCGCTGTGGTATTTGGCCACGACCAGCAGCAGATCGTTATCCAGAACATCAACGACCTGGTGAAAGAAGCCGGTAAACCACGTTGGGACTGGCAGCCAGAAGCAGTAAACGACGCGCTGAATGCACGCGTTGCAGCCCTGGCAGAAGCACGTCTGAGCGATGCTTACCGCATCACCGACAAGCAGGAGCGTTATGCTCAGGTTGACGTCATCAAATCTGAAACCATCGCTACGCTGGTTGCAGAAGATGAATCCCTGGACGCTAACGAGCTGAGCGAAATTCTGCACGCTATCGAGAAAAACGTTGTTCGTAGCCGCGTTCTGGCAGGCGAGCCGCGTATCGATGGCCGTGAAAAAGACATGATCCGTGGTCTGGATGTGCGTACTGGCGTTCTGCCACGTACTCACGGTTCCGCACTGTTCACCCGTGGTGAAACGCAGGCGCTGGTTACCGCGACCCTGGGTACTGCCCGTGACGCACAGAACATCGATGAACTGATGGGCGAGCGCACTGACAGCTTCCTGTTCCACTACAACTTCCCTCCGTACTCCGTAGGTGAAACCGGTATGGTTGGCTCGCCGAAGCGTCGTGAAATTGGTCACGGTCGTCTGGCGAAGCGCGGCGTACTGGCTGTAATGCCAGATGCTGATAAATTCCCGTACACCGTTCGCGTGGTTTCTGAAATCACCGAATCTAACGGTTCTTCTTCCATGGCTTCCGTGTGTGGTGCTTCTCTGGCACTGATGGACGCGGGTGTTCCTGTGAAAGCAGCCGTTGCGGGTATCGCGATGGGTCTGGTGAAAGAAGGCGACAACTACGTTGTTCTGTCTGACATCCTGGGCGACGAAGATCACCTGGGTGATATGGACTTCAAAGTTGCGGGTTCCCGCGAAGGTATCTCTGCCCTGCAGATGGATATCAAAATTGAAGGCATCACCAAAGAGATCATGCATGCTGCGCTGAACCAGGCGAAAGGTGCACGTCTGCACATCCTGAGCGTAATGGAACAGGCGATTAATGCGCCGCGTGGCGACATTTCTCAGTTCGCACCACGTATCCACACCATCAAGATCAGCCCGGACAAGATCAAAGACGTTATCGGTAAAGGCGGTTCTGTTATCCGTGCTCTGACCGAAGAGACCGGCACCACCATCGAAATCGAAGATGACGGTACTGTGAAGATCGCAGCGACCGACGGCGAGAAAGCGAAATTCGCTATTCGTCGTATCGAAGAGATCACTGCAGAGATCGAAGTGGGCCGTATCTACAGCGGTAAAGTGACCCGTATCGTTGACTTTGGCGCATTCGTTGCCATCGGTGGCGGTAAAGAAGGTCTGGTTCACATCTCTCAGATCGCTGACAAGCGCGTTGAGAAAGTGACCGATTACCTGCAGATGGGTCAGGAAGTTCCGGTTAAAGTTCTGGAAGTTGACCGCCAGGGCCGTATCCGTCTGAGCATTAAAGAAGCGACCGAGCAATCCTCTGCCGCTGCGCCGGAAGCTCCGGCAGCAGAACAGGGCGAGTAA